A genomic region of Mesobacillus jeotgali contains the following coding sequences:
- the rpmE gene encoding 50S ribosomal protein L31 yields the protein MKSGIHPNYKTVKVTCACGNEFETGSVKNEIRVETCSECHPFYTGRQKFAEAGGRVDRFNKKYGLKNNQ from the coding sequence ATGAAATCAGGAATTCATCCAAACTACAAAACAGTTAAGGTGACTTGCGCTTGCGGAAACGAATTCGAAACTGGTTCTGTTAAGAACGAGATTCGCGTTGAAACTTGCTCTGAATGCCACCCATTCTATACTGGACGTCAGAAGTTTGCTGAAGCTGGCGGACGTGTTGACCGCTTCAACAAGAAATACGGTCTTAAAAACAACCAGTAA
- the rho gene encoding transcription termination factor Rho, whose amino-acid sequence MEVNISSLENMKLKELYELAKEYKVSYYSKLSKKELIFAILKARAEQQGYFFMEGVLEIIQSEGFGFLRPINYSPSSEDIYISASQIRRFDLRNGDKVSGKVRPPKENERYFGLLQVEAVNGDDPESAKERVHFPGLTPLYPDRQMKLETTHNKVSTRIMDVIAPVGFGQRGLIVAPPKAGKTMLLKEIANSITTNHPEAELIVLLIDERPEEVTDIERSVAGDVVSSTFDEVPENHIKVAELVLERAMRLVEHKRDVIILMDSITRLARAYNLVIPPSGRTLSGGIDPAAFHRPKRFFGAARNIEEGGSLTILATALVDTGSRMDDVIYEEFKGTGNMELHLDRSLAERRIFPAIDIRRSGTRKEELLIPKDHLDKLWAIRKSMSDSPDFAEKFLRKLRLSKSNEDFFAVLGEEMKSNNKRS is encoded by the coding sequence ATGGAAGTAAATATTTCAAGCTTAGAAAATATGAAATTGAAAGAGCTTTATGAACTTGCAAAAGAGTATAAAGTCTCTTACTACAGCAAATTATCGAAAAAAGAACTTATATTTGCTATTTTAAAAGCACGTGCGGAACAGCAGGGCTATTTTTTCATGGAAGGTGTCCTGGAAATCATCCAGTCTGAAGGCTTTGGATTCCTCCGCCCGATTAACTACTCGCCAAGCTCTGAGGACATCTATATCTCGGCTTCACAGATCCGTCGTTTTGATTTAAGGAACGGGGATAAAGTATCGGGTAAAGTCCGCCCACCGAAAGAAAACGAGCGTTATTTCGGATTGCTTCAGGTAGAGGCAGTCAATGGTGATGACCCGGAATCGGCTAAGGAAAGGGTTCACTTCCCGGGTTTGACGCCGCTGTATCCTGATCGTCAGATGAAACTGGAGACAACTCATAACAAAGTGTCGACAAGAATCATGGATGTCATCGCACCTGTCGGATTTGGCCAGCGCGGCCTGATCGTCGCACCGCCAAAGGCTGGTAAGACCATGCTTTTAAAAGAGATCGCCAACAGCATTACGACGAATCATCCTGAAGCAGAACTGATTGTGCTGCTGATCGATGAGCGTCCTGAAGAGGTAACAGATATCGAACGTTCCGTTGCCGGCGATGTAGTCAGCTCAACTTTTGATGAAGTGCCTGAAAACCACATCAAGGTTGCCGAGCTTGTTCTTGAGCGTGCGATGCGCCTTGTTGAACATAAACGTGACGTCATCATCCTGATGGACAGCATCACTCGTCTGGCTCGTGCGTACAACCTTGTCATCCCGCCAAGCGGACGTACATTATCAGGTGGTATTGATCCTGCGGCGTTCCACCGTCCGAAGCGCTTTTTCGGTGCTGCCCGTAATATCGAGGAAGGCGGCAGTTTGACGATTCTTGCGACTGCGCTTGTTGATACAGGGTCACGTATGGATGATGTCATCTATGAAGAGTTCAAGGGAACTGGAAACATGGAACTTCACCTTGACCGTTCACTTGCCGAAAGAAGGATCTTCCCTGCGATCGATATTCGTAGATCCGGAACTCGTAAAGAAGAACTTCTTATTCCGAAAGACCATCTGGACAAGCTGTGGGCCATCCGCAAATCGATGTCGGATTCACCTGACTTCGCGGAAAAATTCCTGCGCAAGCTAAGGCTGTCCAAGTCTAATGAAGACTTCTTCGCTGTTCTTGGCGAGGAAATGAAGAGCAATAACAAGCGTTCTTAA